One window of Eisenibacter elegans DSM 3317 genomic DNA carries:
- a CDS encoding helicase-related protein produces MSACYFVHPNSSAIRDSALKIAMVVVDEAHCINIHTIRGNLLRPNLHLFVIAVGSEDEKMVWLAQNLPKIDGKGLVYAGTRVNTTLYARWFEPTGIVAACYNASIDPATKAFIEQNLMNNNYKKCVVSTNALEMGIDKPDVRFVVHTHKYPNRLFIITKR; encoded by the coding sequence GTGTCTGCTTGTTATTTTGTCCACCCCAATAGCTCGGCTATCCGCGACTCCGCCCTCAAGATTGCGATGGTCGTAGTAGATGAAGCCCATTGTATAAATATCCACACCATCCGGGGCAATTTGCTCCGCCCTAACCTCCACTTGTTTGTCATAGCAGTAGGCTCAGAAGATGAAAAAATGGTTTGGCTGGCACAAAATCTACCCAAGATAGACGGCAAAGGTCTAGTATACGCCGGAACTAGGGTCAATACAACATTGTATGCACGATGGTTTGAGCCCACAGGCATCGTGGCAGCCTGCTACAACGCTAGTATAGATCCTGCTACCAAGGCCTTCATCGAGCAAAACCTGATGAACAACAACTACAAGAAGTGTGTTGTCAGTACCAACGCTCTCGAAATGGGAATCGACAAGCCGGATGTGCGCTTCGTAGTACACACACACAAATACCCGAATCGGCTATTCATTATTACCAAGAGATAG
- the greA gene encoding transcription elongation factor GreA, whose protein sequence is MAKVSYYTPEGLQKLKDELQFLRTKGRADIARQIAEARDKGDLSENAEYDAAKDAQGLLELKIAKLEELLGNARLIDESSIDTSKVSILTQVKIKNLKTKAVQTYTLVSEEEADLKLGRISVQSPIGKGLLGKAVGEKVTIQVPAGALDFEVLSIDRANI, encoded by the coding sequence ATGGCAAAAGTTTCGTATTACACACCCGAAGGACTACAGAAGCTCAAGGACGAGCTGCAATTCCTCCGCACCAAGGGTCGTGCCGATATTGCCCGTCAGATAGCCGAAGCCCGAGACAAAGGCGACCTCTCCGAAAATGCCGAGTATGATGCGGCCAAGGATGCTCAGGGCTTGTTGGAGCTAAAAATTGCCAAACTTGAAGAGCTACTAGGCAACGCCCGACTCATCGACGAGTCGAGTATCGATACTTCTAAAGTTTCTATCCTGACGCAAGTCAAAATCAAAAACCTCAAAACCAAAGCTGTCCAAACCTATACTCTAGTATCAGAGGAAGAGGCTGACCTCAAGCTGGGACGCATTTCTGTGCAGTCACCTATCGGGAAGGGTTTGTTAGGAAAAGCTGTAGGAGAAAAAGTAACAATTCAAGTTCCTGCTGGAGCGTTGGATTTTGAAGTATTGAGCATCGACCGCGCTAACATATAG
- a CDS encoding HIT family protein: MASVFTKIIKGELPSHKIAENEHFYAFLDIAPIVPGHMLVIPKQEVDYLFDLDNQTLAALHLYCKPLAQALQAATGCVRVSTIVAGFEVPHAHIHLIPSNTMDDLSFERKQPASAEALAAMAERVRQYLPDNMR; encoded by the coding sequence ATGGCATCTGTATTTACCAAAATTATCAAAGGCGAGCTACCATCGCATAAAATCGCCGAGAACGAGCATTTTTACGCATTTCTGGATATTGCCCCCATCGTACCCGGGCATATGCTCGTTATTCCTAAGCAGGAAGTAGACTACCTCTTTGACCTCGACAATCAGACCTTGGCCGCCCTACACCTCTACTGTAAGCCCTTGGCGCAAGCCCTGCAAGCGGCCACGGGCTGTGTGCGGGTCAGTACGATTGTGGCAGGGTTTGAAGTGCCACACGCACACATACACCTCATCCCCTCCAACACAATGGACGACCTCAGCTTTGAGCGCAAACAGCCAGCTAGTGCAGAGGCGTTGGCTGCTATGGCTGAGCGTGTTCGCCAATACCTGCCCGACAATATGCGCTAA
- a CDS encoding Crp/Fnr family transcriptional regulator, whose protein sequence is MNTSLNSLLQKSQLRMTFSMGGVICHEGAEADHIYWVSRGQVALFTHKAGRSVWLGMSDTQLPIGLEALQSQRYGLTATALGDVEVMAVPFGLAKQLFDSQPLARMQWLQQLCQHVSRTETMLFKNANQPPDAILKQLLQALVQPEKSTSKTVSGLQVQLLRPLLGLTEEKLQRLLHQGAEEGWLRQQQDQIYWQAG, encoded by the coding sequence GTGAATACATCATTAAATTCATTATTGCAAAAATCACAGCTTCGGATGACCTTTAGTATGGGAGGAGTCATCTGCCACGAAGGGGCAGAAGCCGACCATATCTACTGGGTCAGCAGGGGACAAGTAGCGTTATTTACCCATAAAGCCGGACGGAGCGTGTGGCTGGGGATGTCTGACACACAACTGCCCATAGGGCTAGAAGCCCTCCAAAGCCAACGTTATGGCCTTACGGCTACGGCCTTGGGCGATGTAGAAGTAATGGCTGTCCCCTTTGGGTTGGCCAAGCAGCTTTTCGATAGCCAACCCTTGGCCCGAATGCAATGGCTACAACAGCTCTGCCAGCACGTCAGCCGAACGGAAACCATGCTGTTCAAAAACGCTAACCAACCTCCGGATGCTATCCTGAAGCAGCTCCTACAAGCGCTTGTCCAGCCCGAAAAATCGACCTCCAAAACAGTATCTGGCCTGCAGGTTCAGCTTTTGAGGCCTTTGCTGGGGCTGACCGAGGAGAAGCTACAGCGCCTCCTACACCAAGGGGCTGAAGAGGGCTGGCTGCGACAACAGCAAGACCAAATATATTGGCAGGCCGGTTGA
- a CDS encoding DNA/RNA non-specific endonuclease: protein MQRISNIWRHSAYFFLLLVLMVVACRPQKLPQPLELGRDPHLTLGNPSRATTVVQQPNNYLIERPEYALAYHRDRGTPNWVCWHLSRAWIGEADRQDNFRIDDSLPEGWYRVRPTDYRNSGFDRGHLCPSADRSATEAENAATFLMTNMAPQAPNHNRIVWNALEQYCRQLIDEGMEMYIIAGVHGQGGEGSNGSAQALADGQVIVPATFWKIIVVLPEGEDDLRRINTDTRVIAVNIPNTQAASQQRWENYRVSVRELEALTGYDFLSSLPSRLQDQLETRIDHLPIR from the coding sequence ATGCAAAGAATCTCAAACATTTGGCGGCATTCGGCCTACTTTTTTCTATTATTAGTTTTGATGGTGGTAGCCTGTCGCCCACAAAAACTCCCACAACCTTTGGAGCTGGGGCGTGATCCACACCTTACCCTAGGCAACCCCAGCCGGGCAACTACGGTTGTCCAACAACCCAACAACTACCTCATCGAGCGCCCGGAATATGCGCTAGCCTATCATCGCGATCGAGGAACGCCCAACTGGGTTTGTTGGCATCTGAGCCGTGCTTGGATAGGGGAAGCCGATCGACAGGATAATTTCCGTATAGATGACAGCCTGCCTGAAGGCTGGTATCGGGTACGCCCAACTGATTACCGCAATAGCGGCTTCGACAGAGGGCATCTATGCCCATCGGCAGACCGTAGCGCCACAGAGGCCGAAAACGCCGCTACTTTTCTGATGACCAATATGGCTCCACAGGCTCCCAATCACAACAGAATCGTCTGGAATGCGCTTGAGCAATATTGCCGCCAGCTAATAGACGAGGGGATGGAGATGTATATCATTGCCGGAGTACACGGCCAAGGTGGAGAGGGCAGCAATGGCAGTGCGCAAGCTCTGGCTGATGGGCAGGTGATAGTGCCAGCTACATTCTGGAAAATCATCGTAGTACTGCCCGAGGGCGAGGACGATTTGCGCCGAATCAACACCGACACCCGAGTAATAGCCGTCAACATACCCAATACACAGGCAGCTAGCCAACAACGCTGGGAAAACTACCGTGTGAGTGTACGCGAACTGGAAGCCTTGACGGGTTACGACTTCTTGAGTAGCCTCCCTAGCCGCCTACAAGACCAGCTCGAAACACGTATTGATCATCTTCCGATACGTTGA
- the nadE gene encoding NAD(+) synthase yields MTQLTIAGATLNQTPLDWENNLRNIRQVLAAARARGVEVLCLPELSITAYGCEDLFLGEWLPQKALEALWSLLPDCEGLLVTLGLPLRFEGKVYNCACVVADGQILGFTAKQFMALDGVHYEPRWFTPWQPGREAVIHLKGQDYPLGDLVYDWKEVRIGIEICEDAWHGEERPAIRHCQERGAQLILGLNASHFAFGKHLQRLQLVRDIAQRFRVAYIYTNLLGNEAGRMIYDGDIIIAQGDYWQQNDKGRLSFEQWRLQTNKLNFGTPLPPASRPPAAYTVEQKYEDFTKTLSLALFDYLRKSRSRGFALSLSGGADSAACAVLVAEMLRRGVAELGLERFVHKLGVFSEAQQQVLLQQPKEAPALLMRQLLACAYQAADNSSEATLHAARTLAESLNATFYDWNIGQEVNTYTQKIETALQRQLTWEQDDIALQNIQARARSPIIWMLTNVHNYLLMATSNRSEGSVGYATMDGDTSGSISPIAGIDKPFLRAWLQWAESELGYKGLAPVNALVPTAELRPQEQAQTDEVDLMPYPILQAIEYLAIRQYKSPVEVFVELRTQDLVPDTQLKDYITKFFRLWSRNQWKRERLAPSFHLDEYNLDPRSWYRFPILSGAFKEELEALARYV; encoded by the coding sequence ATGACCCAACTCACCATTGCCGGAGCCACGCTCAACCAAACCCCTCTCGATTGGGAAAATAACCTACGAAATATTCGCCAAGTATTGGCTGCTGCACGCGCTCGCGGGGTGGAGGTACTTTGTTTGCCGGAGTTGTCTATTACGGCCTACGGCTGTGAAGATTTGTTTTTGGGAGAATGGCTGCCACAAAAAGCATTAGAGGCATTATGGTCGCTATTGCCAGACTGTGAAGGGCTGCTCGTTACCTTGGGGCTGCCTTTGCGCTTTGAAGGCAAGGTATACAACTGTGCCTGCGTGGTGGCCGACGGACAGATTTTGGGTTTCACAGCCAAGCAATTTATGGCCTTAGATGGGGTACATTATGAGCCTCGCTGGTTTACACCTTGGCAGCCCGGCAGAGAGGCCGTCATTCATCTCAAAGGGCAAGATTACCCCTTAGGTGACTTGGTGTATGACTGGAAAGAAGTGCGTATTGGTATTGAGATTTGTGAAGATGCTTGGCACGGAGAAGAACGTCCCGCCATCAGGCACTGCCAAGAACGCGGAGCACAACTGATACTGGGACTCAATGCCAGCCATTTTGCCTTTGGCAAACACCTACAGCGCCTGCAGTTGGTGCGAGATATAGCCCAACGTTTTCGGGTAGCATATATATATACCAACCTATTGGGCAATGAGGCCGGTAGAATGATTTATGATGGCGATATCATTATTGCCCAAGGCGACTATTGGCAACAGAATGATAAAGGTCGCCTCTCGTTTGAACAATGGCGCTTGCAAACAAACAAGCTCAACTTTGGAACTCCTCTGCCACCAGCAAGCCGACCACCGGCTGCGTATACCGTTGAGCAAAAGTATGAAGACTTTACCAAAACCCTGAGTTTGGCGCTGTTCGACTATTTGCGCAAGAGCCGTAGCCGTGGCTTTGCGCTTTCACTTTCGGGTGGGGCAGACTCGGCGGCCTGCGCCGTACTCGTGGCTGAAATGCTGCGCAGGGGGGTGGCCGAACTAGGGTTGGAGCGTTTTGTACACAAATTGGGCGTTTTCTCAGAAGCCCAACAACAGGTTTTGTTGCAACAACCTAAAGAGGCTCCGGCCTTGCTGATGCGCCAGCTCCTAGCCTGTGCTTATCAAGCCGCCGACAACTCCTCAGAGGCTACACTTCACGCAGCACGCACCTTGGCCGAAAGCCTCAACGCCACGTTTTATGACTGGAATATCGGCCAAGAGGTCAATACCTATACCCAAAAAATAGAAACTGCCCTACAGCGCCAACTGACTTGGGAACAGGACGATATCGCGCTGCAAAACATTCAGGCGCGCGCCCGCTCACCAATCATCTGGATGCTGACCAATGTCCATAACTATTTGCTGATGGCTACCTCCAACCGCAGCGAAGGCAGCGTAGGGTATGCTACGATGGATGGTGATACCTCGGGCAGTATCTCGCCCATTGCCGGCATTGATAAGCCCTTTTTGCGGGCTTGGCTGCAGTGGGCAGAGAGCGAGCTGGGTTACAAAGGGCTGGCTCCCGTCAATGCGCTTGTACCTACTGCTGAGCTGCGCCCCCAAGAACAAGCCCAAACGGATGAGGTTGACTTGATGCCATACCCCATCTTGCAAGCCATCGAATACCTAGCCATTAGGCAATACAAATCTCCGGTAGAGGTGTTTGTTGAACTGCGCACGCAAGACCTTGTGCCCGACACACAATTGAAAGACTATATCACTAAGTTTTTCAGACTCTGGAGCCGTAACCAGTGGAAGCGTGAGCGCCTAGCCCCATCTTTTCATTTGGATGAATACAATCTTGACCCACGTAGTTGGTATCGCTTCCCCATCCTTTCTGGTGCCTTCAAAGAAGAACTAGAGGCCTTAGCTAGATACGTGTAG
- a CDS encoding flavin reductase family protein — MPHLQHYHLEDFEGMEQLFRRNLINSLSGFKSVNLIGTVNPEQVTNLAIFSQVFHIGASPALMGVLVRPDVVARHTLANIEATEVFTINHIPVAYYQQAHQTSARYEGSEFEATGLTPWYSERLKAPYVAESQIRIGLRLAERINLAINGTVLVIGAVEEIFVPSDCLSADGLIHPDKAQSITCAGLDAYYTAQPLERLSYAKPGKPPVAIPFQPLFPE; from the coding sequence ATGCCACATTTGCAACACTACCATCTTGAAGATTTTGAGGGGATGGAGCAGCTTTTCCGCCGCAACCTCATCAATTCCTTGAGCGGGTTTAAGAGCGTTAACCTTATCGGGACAGTCAACCCTGAACAGGTTACCAATTTGGCGATTTTTAGCCAAGTATTTCATATCGGGGCTAGCCCGGCGCTGATGGGCGTATTGGTGCGCCCTGATGTGGTTGCGCGTCATACTTTGGCCAATATTGAGGCAACCGAGGTATTTACAATCAACCACATACCTGTGGCTTATTACCAGCAAGCGCATCAGACCTCGGCGCGCTACGAAGGCTCAGAGTTTGAGGCTACCGGCCTTACTCCGTGGTATTCGGAGCGGCTCAAGGCACCTTATGTGGCCGAATCACAAATTCGTATTGGCTTGCGGCTGGCAGAACGTATCAACTTGGCTATTAATGGCACTGTACTCGTAATAGGAGCGGTGGAAGAAATTTTTGTGCCTTCGGACTGCCTTAGCGCCGACGGTCTCATTCACCCCGATAAAGCCCAGAGCATTACCTGCGCCGGCTTAGATGCGTATTACACCGCCCAACCCCTAGAGCGGCTGAGCTATGCCAAGCCCGGAAAGCCTCCGGTGGCCATTCCTTTTCAGCCCTTATTTCCCGAATAA
- a CDS encoding PAS domain S-box protein yields MSERKRTRNYLIKIDFYSVQGTLTAAFVLVVLAGFFVALYTHQAWRGVIQQKVATESVIIPVRQYTQALLLEIKQSQVNLSQYLLLNEPDYKKNNRQLWLVTIPTYKDSLYHYVAQSEHEETRVAMLNMNKRINELKQLELEVESIYENNIDKAQLRKLLRYDIANAMQIINQEAKNLIRIQNERLDESQETFLTQKKQIQYIALLLGLVGMAVAYTLSALLILRVFRKIRVVRKLLKSLRLGHLSIDVPEQRDEYRTLLYEIENLKAAMLSIQTYAEAIGDGRFDTKVLTIDPDSELGRSFAQTETKLQKVYEEDRQQSWITASLAKFSEVLRSNTDSIEELCRNLMQNLVKHLDLMQGGLFLLEQEDEQSRPLAEPYFNLVAAYAYGKDRYLERKVPVYEGLIGRVYQEKQLVYLTTLPEDYMFISSGLGKTQPKALLILPLESEGRIEGVIELAAMKPFASFEIDFLRRLSESAAATIIATITSERNNRLLSEAQQMAQTLRAQERELRKSSLEVLNTQEAIERQLVEADYERTKFKAILDSSINPIIISDERGSIKLFNKAAEQMFGYTQAEVLDKNIAILMPLPYSREHDLYMSRYLQTREAHVMGKGREVEALTKNKQRVKVILNLSEVQLEKEHLFAAMLQPV; encoded by the coding sequence ATGAGCGAGCGCAAACGAACTAGAAATTACCTCATTAAGATAGACTTTTACAGCGTCCAAGGAACGCTCACTGCCGCCTTTGTATTGGTGGTGTTAGCCGGTTTTTTTGTAGCGTTATATACCCATCAGGCTTGGCGTGGAGTGATTCAACAAAAAGTGGCTACCGAGTCTGTTATCATTCCTGTCAGGCAATATACCCAAGCACTGCTCTTAGAAATCAAACAGTCACAGGTCAATCTGAGTCAGTATTTGCTACTCAATGAGCCAGACTACAAGAAAAATAACCGCCAACTTTGGCTCGTAACTATCCCTACTTATAAAGACTCACTATACCACTACGTAGCGCAGTCAGAACACGAAGAAACCCGTGTGGCGATGCTCAATATGAACAAGCGCATCAATGAGCTAAAACAGCTAGAGCTAGAGGTAGAGAGTATTTATGAGAATAACATTGACAAGGCTCAGCTGCGCAAGCTCTTACGCTATGACATTGCCAACGCGATGCAGATCATCAACCAAGAGGCCAAAAACCTGATTCGGATTCAAAACGAACGTTTAGATGAAAGTCAAGAAACTTTTCTAACACAAAAAAAACAGATTCAGTATATAGCGCTTTTGTTGGGCTTGGTGGGAATGGCCGTGGCCTATACACTCAGTGCGTTGTTGATACTGCGGGTGTTTCGTAAGATTCGTGTTGTCCGCAAGCTGCTCAAGTCGCTGCGCTTGGGGCATTTGTCAATAGATGTGCCCGAACAGCGCGACGAATACCGAACCTTGCTCTACGAAATAGAAAACCTCAAAGCGGCTATGCTTAGCATTCAAACCTATGCCGAAGCTATCGGCGATGGGCGCTTTGACACCAAGGTGCTCACGATTGATCCTGATAGCGAACTAGGGCGCTCGTTTGCCCAAACCGAAACCAAGCTGCAAAAAGTATATGAAGAAGACCGCCAGCAAAGCTGGATTACGGCGAGCTTGGCCAAATTCTCGGAAGTCTTGCGCAGCAATACAGACAGCATCGAAGAGTTATGCCGTAACCTGATGCAGAACTTAGTCAAACACTTGGACTTGATGCAAGGGGGGCTATTTTTGTTAGAACAAGAGGATGAGCAAAGTCGCCCCTTGGCAGAGCCATACTTCAACTTGGTGGCGGCTTATGCCTATGGCAAAGATCGGTACTTGGAGCGAAAAGTACCTGTTTATGAGGGACTTATAGGGAGGGTATATCAAGAAAAACAACTGGTATATTTGACTACCTTGCCCGAAGATTATATGTTTATTTCTTCGGGATTGGGCAAAACACAACCTAAGGCCTTGTTGATACTGCCACTCGAAAGCGAAGGCCGCATAGAAGGGGTGATAGAGCTGGCCGCAATGAAGCCCTTTGCGTCTTTTGAGATAGACTTCTTGCGCCGCCTCAGCGAAAGTGCTGCCGCAACTATCATTGCTACAATCACTAGTGAGCGCAACAACCGACTCTTGAGTGAGGCTCAACAAATGGCGCAAACCCTGCGCGCACAAGAACGCGAACTGCGCAAGAGCTCTCTAGAAGTGCTCAACACACAAGAGGCTATCGAACGCCAATTGGTAGAAGCCGACTATGAGCGCACGAAGTTCAAGGCGATTCTCGACAGCAGTATCAACCCTATTATCATTTCGGATGAGCGGGGGAGCATCAAGCTCTTCAACAAGGCCGCCGAGCAGATGTTTGGCTATACACAAGCAGAGGTGTTGGATAAAAACATTGCTATCCTGATGCCACTGCCCTATAGCCGAGAGCACGACCTCTATATGAGCCGCTATCTCCAAACACGTGAGGCACACGTAATGGGTAAAGGAAGAGAGGTAGAGGCCCTGACTAAGAACAAACAAAGGGTGAAAGTTATCCTCAATCTGAGTGAGGTACAGCTCGAAAAAGAGCACCTCTTTGCGGCGATGTTACAACCTGTTTGA
- a CDS encoding PIG-L family deacetylase produces the protein MMKNHTIFYFRYVLLSCFVWATATLQAQAPEQLHAGELLLALKKMNTLGSVLYWAAHPDDENTAAIAYFANDRKLRTGYLSLTRGDGGQNLIGAEQGALLGLIRTQELLQARRTDRGEQFFTRANDFGFSKHAEETFEKWDREQVLADAVWVIRQFRPDVIITRFPPNREAGHGHHEASAILALEAFEAAADPTRFPEQLAYVQPWQAKRVLWNAYSRRRGQFTNIPPDSTLHTYPVDLGRYSPLLGKSYQEIAAESRSMHKSQGFGSAKTRGERIDHFVHMKGDVADGDMFEGIDLTWERLPNSQAIANSLAQAVNAFDPEQPEAVLPFLLQASAAMETYLRASNVQPEAQYWIQYKKQALEDLILQCAGLWCEANAQTFAVSNKDSLKLSVEVFQGNNAEVMVQRIDFEDATGKIIPEWSLSATQTKLPTLRQGQQWKHLHQVWLEQFPITQPYWLRSPTTNGLFDVKEQQLIGLPENLPPLTAIFTLQLQGRSLQIRRPITYKWVRPDEGELYRPLEITPELMVSLDHPVYAFANEQAQQINLTLKSGRAKVKGILQLELPTGWRAEPAELRFDINEKDVELPLSFRLYPPSRAQEGGLRIWVALEGQAPVPAYGYTSLEYRHIPTQTLFPACEAKVLRLDLQIVGQQIGYIQGAGDNIPTYLRQVGYQVTELQEAELKGDLQQYDAIVVGVRTFNISGRRNKYYHPKLLEYVRQGGTLLMQYHTSYEMKVDSLGPFPFEISRGDRVTVEEAPVEILHPEHKLMNYPNKITYADFEAWVQERGLYFAKTWDKRYTALLSTADPNEESLSGGLLYTNYGKGQFIYTGYAFFRQLPAGVGGAYRLFANLIAPLVKP, from the coding sequence ATGATGAAAAACCATACTATTTTTTATTTCCGTTATGTGTTATTAAGTTGCTTTGTATGGGCTACGGCTACATTGCAAGCCCAAGCACCTGAGCAGCTACACGCCGGTGAGTTGCTATTGGCACTCAAAAAAATGAATACCCTTGGTTCGGTACTTTATTGGGCTGCACACCCTGACGATGAAAATACGGCGGCCATTGCATATTTTGCCAATGACCGAAAACTACGAACTGGCTACCTTTCACTTACTCGGGGCGATGGAGGTCAAAACCTTATCGGAGCAGAGCAAGGGGCACTTTTAGGCCTTATCCGTACGCAAGAGTTGTTGCAAGCACGCCGTACTGACCGAGGCGAGCAGTTTTTTACCCGTGCCAATGATTTTGGTTTTTCGAAACACGCTGAAGAGACCTTTGAAAAGTGGGATAGAGAGCAAGTCTTGGCAGATGCGGTATGGGTCATTCGGCAGTTTAGGCCGGATGTGATTATCACACGTTTTCCGCCTAACCGCGAAGCTGGGCACGGCCATCACGAGGCCTCTGCTATTTTGGCTTTAGAAGCTTTTGAGGCAGCAGCTGACCCTACGCGTTTCCCCGAACAACTGGCCTATGTACAACCTTGGCAAGCTAAGCGGGTACTTTGGAATGCGTACTCTCGCCGTCGGGGGCAGTTTACCAACATCCCTCCAGATTCTACGCTCCATACCTATCCTGTAGATCTTGGCCGCTACAGCCCTCTCTTGGGCAAGTCGTATCAAGAGATAGCCGCCGAGAGCCGTAGTATGCACAAAAGCCAAGGCTTTGGTAGTGCCAAAACAAGAGGCGAACGCATAGATCATTTTGTACATATGAAAGGCGATGTAGCGGATGGAGATATGTTTGAAGGTATCGACTTGACTTGGGAGCGCCTGCCCAACAGTCAGGCGATTGCCAATAGCTTGGCTCAAGCAGTCAACGCCTTTGACCCCGAACAGCCTGAGGCTGTATTACCTTTTTTGTTACAGGCCTCTGCTGCGATGGAAACCTACCTTCGGGCGAGCAATGTGCAACCCGAAGCCCAATATTGGATACAGTATAAAAAGCAGGCACTCGAAGACTTGATTTTGCAGTGTGCCGGTTTGTGGTGTGAGGCAAATGCACAGACCTTTGCCGTTAGCAATAAAGACAGCTTGAAGCTGAGCGTAGAGGTATTTCAAGGGAATAATGCCGAGGTAATGGTACAAAGGATTGATTTTGAGGATGCTACAGGGAAAATAATTCCAGAATGGAGCCTGAGTGCTACCCAAACCAAACTCCCGACCTTACGGCAAGGCCAACAATGGAAGCACCTCCATCAAGTGTGGCTAGAACAGTTTCCCATCACACAGCCCTATTGGCTGCGCTCGCCTACAACCAATGGGCTTTTTGATGTCAAGGAACAACAGCTCATTGGCTTGCCCGAAAATCTGCCGCCTTTGACGGCTATTTTTACTCTCCAACTACAAGGCCGAAGTCTGCAAATCCGCCGCCCAATAACGTACAAATGGGTACGCCCTGACGAAGGGGAACTGTATCGCCCGCTCGAAATCACCCCCGAACTAATGGTAAGCCTTGACCATCCCGTTTATGCTTTTGCCAACGAACAAGCCCAACAGATTAACCTTACCCTCAAGTCGGGAAGGGCAAAAGTAAAAGGAATCCTACAACTGGAATTGCCCACAGGCTGGCGCGCTGAGCCTGCCGAATTGCGCTTTGACATCAACGAGAAAGACGTGGAACTGCCTTTGAGTTTTCGGCTATACCCTCCCAGCCGCGCTCAAGAAGGAGGGCTGCGCATTTGGGTAGCGTTGGAAGGCCAAGCCCCAGTTCCGGCGTATGGCTACACTAGCCTAGAATATCGCCATATCCCTACCCAAACCCTGTTTCCGGCTTGCGAAGCCAAGGTACTGCGCCTTGACTTACAAATCGTAGGGCAACAAATAGGCTATATCCAAGGCGCGGGCGACAATATCCCGACCTACCTCCGGCAAGTAGGCTATCAAGTAACAGAGTTACAAGAGGCAGAGCTGAAAGGTGATTTACAACAATATGATGCGATAGTAGTAGGGGTGAGAACTTTTAACATCAGCGGGCGGCGCAACAAATACTATCACCCCAAGTTGTTGGAGTATGTACGGCAGGGGGGGACGCTCTTGATGCAATACCATACGTCTTATGAGATGAAAGTAGATAGTCTGGGGCCTTTCCCCTTTGAAATTAGTCGTGGAGACCGCGTAACAGTAGAGGAGGCACCGGTAGAAATATTACACCCCGAGCACAAGCTAATGAACTACCCCAACAAAATTACATATGCTGATTTTGAGGCTTGGGTGCAAGAAAGAGGGCTGTATTTTGCCAAAACTTGGGACAAACGCTACACCGCATTACTAAGCACCGCCGACCCCAACGAAGAATCACTCTCTGGAGGGCTGCTCTACACCAACTATGGCAAGGGGCAATTTATTTATACCGGCTATGCCTTTTTCCGGCAATTGCCCGCAGGAGTGGGTGGCGCTTACAGGTTATTTGCCAACCTGATAGCACCCCTAGTCAAACCATAG